Part of the Periophthalmus magnuspinnatus isolate fPerMag1 chromosome 23, fPerMag1.2.pri, whole genome shotgun sequence genome, GGCACCGGGGCCAGGGGTCATGTGGACTGACCTGCACATTGGCAAAATCCACTCGGTTAAGATCACTCAGCATCTGGTTGATTTGGGAGGTGTTCTGCAGAACGGCACGTGCTGCCTGAGCCAGATGGTTAAGAGATGTATATCTGCGCAAAGTTTGTGCAAAGGCACTAACAGCGGCAATCTAGAGAAACATACAAAGGTCTTTTATACACAAAAACGTACTAGAACATTCCAGTTGCACCATTATAAAGCTCAGAGCTGATCTTTTGTGAAATGCTGAATTATAAACGGCTCATTACCTTGGTCTGTATCATTCTCTGTGGAATGGCGTTCATGGCATTGGTCAGCCAACCTTCCAGGCTTTTGGCAAAGTTACGAATGGCTTGAGTCAAGGCACCTGAAAGTGAGTCATAAAAACAGTTCATTATCAAACGCgtgaaaaagttaaattaacGTGGGCTCTTACTGGGAATTGGTCTCAGGACATCAGGAATGAGAATCTCAACGAGGGCCTGGTACATGAGATGGTCACACGTGCTCATCCACTTTAGGACAGAGTCATGTCGACACAGAACGATCAGCTGTGAACGCGGGAGTCGCCCCTCAATCTCACTTATGCTGCtgcaaacattttattgtcaacGGATTAATCACAGGCAGCGTTTATCCACGGTCAGCAGCACACACTACGGTTTACACGGTTTAAAAGCACAAAGCTGCAAAATTAACCAATTCTAAACTAGAATGCCAAGAAAATAGGAACAGTGGgcaaacatttattatttaaaaaggaGTTCAGAGCTTTAAGTCAGTTTGAATCATCACCTCTGCTCACTTTGTCTTAGTATAACAGAGGgagaaacaggactgaaacgttTGTCAGAGCGAGTCCAGCACATGGCTCATATTGGATCATGTTGGATGAAATGGGCTTAATAGTTCTTATCTATTAACTGTCCACTGTATGCAAAGACGATATCATAAAGACTTTACGAATACAGATAATAACTGATCTAAACTTCACACACAGTCCATAGAAATCCATCAGTACCTGTTTTCTGTTActgtggcgccctctgctgaGTCAGGAGGAGTATAACGCCAAAATGTCTGCCACAGCTTCTCAATGAGGCTGAACTGGAGGTTAACGACCACGTCCAGGATGGCCTGAAATGTTTGACAATCACattcaatgtttacagttttatgCAGAGCAGCAGTGACAAAGATATTAGGTTTTGGAACTATAATTAgatgatgaaaaaaacacatctcaAATGTCAGTACATTATTAATCTGTCACTATAAACATGTGTAACCTTTCAGAGTTTAAGTTTCTAAATCCAGCCTCGAACTAAGAGCTTCTAatgtctgaaacaaaacactacatttGTACTAAAAATCTAGACATTACTTCACTGAAATGAGAAAATCCTCCTTTTCCTGAACCACACTCGGCACACTCGGCACACTCGGCACACTCGGCACACTCGGCACACTCGGCACACTCGGCACACTCGGCACACTCGGCACACTCGGCACACTCTCTGTTCCTGACTGTACCTCGCAGTGCTCTCTGTAAAGTGACTGTACCTCGCAGTGCTCTCTGTAAAGTGACTGTACCTCGCAGTGCTCTCTGTAAAGTGACTGTACCTCGCAGTGCTCTCTGTAAAGTGACTGTACCTCGCAGTGCTCTCTGTAAAGTGACTGTAGCGCCTTCACATCCTCTTGACTGATATTTTCAGGAGTCAGGCTCTGTCCAAGATTCAGCTCGATAAAATCAGGTAGTGCTCGAGATGCATCTATGAAGGATTTTAATAAAAAGGAATATGAGGAATAAATACACACTAATGTCACAATATGCATTTAATTAAAGTGTAAATACAGACCTAAAAACTGCTGGTGGTGCTGGCTCTGTGCAATAACCGTCTGCTCCGCCACCCCAGGCTGGTGCTGACCTCCTCCTGAATAACTGTCTCCAGAACTGGTGTCAAACTTCTGCACTGGCTTGAATCTGAAATCAAACAAGTCCATCAGTATTAAAGGACTCGATACAGGAGTATTAAAGGACTCGATACAGGAGTATTTAATGGGACTCGATACAGGAGTATTAAAGGACTCGATACAGGAGTATTTAATAGGGCTTGATATAAGAGTACTTGATCTTAAACGTGAGTACCGTTGCTTCTGCTGGACAGGCTGCTGTCTCAGAGCCATGTACTGCATGTCTTCTTGAAGTCTGTTGAGTGGAGAATCAGGCTTCACACGTATACCATAGTAATGGTATTTGGAGTTCCCTCTGTCagagcaaaatgtgtttaagcTAAAAACATCCAAACTCATACATCAGCATAAACCATCACATGATGTTAATAAAAGAACAATGAGCCAACCTGGTCCCCAGGCGCCTGGTCCTTAGTCCCATGAAGATTGAACGGATGAGTTTGCCAAAAGAGGCTGCATTGACGGGGTCCAGTTTCTGCTCCTGGCAGTGGCGTAAATAGTGATTGTAGAGTGTGGAACGTGGTAAACTGACGCCCTCAGCCGTCTCATAATTGTCCAGAAGCCACTGAAGCTGCGAGAGAACACAGAGTCACTCACAAGGGCAAGTGCaagaggctaatgctaatgctaatgataaaGCATCGTGCTACTAGGAAATTCTAATAACCAGCAACAAAAAGCTATTTTAAATGGAAGAGAGTAGACAGCCGACGGCAGAGGAGGCCAGGTGAAAGCCAAAGTCACAAAGGCTCGCACTTACATGGCTGTTCAGCAGCGAACTTCTCTGACTGGATAAACCCTCCGATTTTTGGAGCGTCTCAATCGCCATTTCAATCTGATAAACCAcgaaaaagcacaaaaacataaaaaataaaataaaaaagtgtcaAAGACCAATTCTACGCACCCAGCAAAGACACCCAAAGCAAGCACCGCCACATGCAGCGTGTAGAGTGAACGTGTAAGGGCCGTACGGGGGTGGACAGTATAAACCATTAAACATGTTAGCTTACATACGGGGGGGGGGGCTGAGACTCTGACATGGACGAAGGACACGGCCCAAAGGCCAGAAACATAAGGCAGAGTTGTGCTGCAGACTCACAGTGGCTGGAGAAGCTCGTGCAGCTTGGGTCGCAGTGTGGGGTCCAGCGTTGTCCATGAGGTAGCCCCCAGACGTACTGCTGATTACCTGAGCCCCGGTCAGGCCTATGCTCATGCCCCCACTGCCTCCTCCTCCATTGTTGGTCAGGCCATGAGATGTGACCACTGTGGACACTTGTGGTGAACTCCCCTGGGTGTCGAAATAGCTCCCTCCACTGTTCTGGCTGTACAGCTGCGTCTCTGAGTATGTGTAAGATCTTCTGTTTAAAAGAGATTCAGTGAGTTAAAATACTGTGAATATTCAGTATTTATTCAACTTAATGGACAAGTACAGAACAGAGACGAGTACAAAGCTGTGAAAATGTGATTTCAATTGTTATTTAGTCTTTATGGGCAGAACAAGGTGGCGTTAAAAGGGGGAGTGGTCGCAATTATCAAAGAATGGAATCATTTGAGTAACACAATTTCCTCTGTAAACTACAAAAATGACAAGTACAATCACAgttgtatatttttcatttgtattgcacattttagtccacacacacagagctgtgtGTGATTATTCTGCTGATGTGTTACTTACTCTGTGGCTACACTACATGAATCACATCACTGTTACACTAAGTGTGTGCTCAGCTCTGCAAACAGCTCGAGCCCGTTGTCCACGTGACCCCGTCCCCGTGTCACTTTGCTCCTTTCAGTTAACCCCACTCTGACGTCTGTGACTCTACTTCAGGTCATTTTCAGGTGAccttcacaaacacacaactgtacaaaaTACAAGCGGCAGTACACTCCCACGTGCGACATGTGCGAGTGACATGAATGAGAGCGGAGACACTTGAGAGGACAGACTTTGAGACGCAGCGTCAGGGAGGACACACTCACATGTTGCCGTTGGTGTAAACTCCACTGTTCTCCTCCACATACTGCACCTGTGCTGGGTAAACATGCTGGACCTGTGGAACAGTCTGGGCCTgggaacacacaggaacacacatcaacataacaacacaacaacaacacacaggaacacacaacaacacaacaacaacacacaggaacacacaacaacacaacaacaacacaacaacaacacacaggaacacacaggaacacacatcagcacacaacaacacacaacaacacacaacaacacacaggaacacacaggaacaacaacacacaggaacacacatcaacgcacaagaacacacaacaacacacaacaacacacaggaacacacaggaacacacatcagcacacaacaacacacaacaacacacaggaacacacaggaacacaggaacaacacacatcaacacacaggaacacaggaacaacacacatcaacacacaggaacacacatcaacacaacaacacaacaacaacacacaacaacacacaacaacacaacaacaacacacaggaacacacaggaacacacatcagcacacaacaacacacaacaacacacaggaacacacaggaacaacaacacacaggaacacacatcaacacaacaacacaacaacaacacacaggaacacacaacaacacaacaacaacacacaggaacacacatcaacacacaggaacacacatcagcacacaacaacacacatcagcacacaacaacacacatcaacacacaacAACGCACAGGAACACACATCAacgcacaacaacacacaacaacacacaacaacacacaggaacacacaggaacacacatcaacacacaacaacacacatcaacacacaacaacacacaggaacacacatcaacacacaacaacacacaacaacacacaacaacacacaagaaATGATCAGTCTGAATGAAACCAGCAGTGTGTGTCTGCggcactcacagacacacacgcacacacacccccacacacccacagacatacatacacacagacacagacacgcatgcacacacacacacagacacacccctacatacatacatacatacagacacacccccacacacacaccctcacacacacccccactcaccccctcacacacactcacactcaccccctcacaccccctcacacacacacacacacacacactctgtaccTGTTGCTGGGAGGAGCCTGCAGGCTGGACAGGCACAGTGGTCTGAAGGGGGACAGTGGAGGTGGAGTCAGCGCCCGCTTCAGGGGTCTGCATGGCGcctaaagacacacacacacacacacagtagagaataacacacacacaacatttaCTTCAtgtcaaacacagacaaaagaaacaaacagcaCCAGGAGGAAGTGACTTAAACACACACCGACTCCactacatgtgtttgtgttggatCATCCTCTCTCGTCTTAAATCGATGTTTTAAAGTGTTGTGTAACGTTTAACTCTGTTCCTTTCTTATGGCGCTCTATGTACCGAGCGCCTCATGCATCACTGCCACATGGTCCTGTCTCCAGGTTCACCGCCataaaaacaagttaattttTAACAAACTCCAAATAAATGCAGCTTCCTGTTGTAGCACAGTTTCCGCTTTCACTGGTGAAAAAGATCCAAAGATTTGGACAATAAGAACATAACAGATACAGTGGATATTTACATTGAGTTTTAGTTAAAGGCCtgactgtatttgtactttaaacATGTTGTGATGTTTCCTGATGTGGATCTGGAGTAATCGTGTGGAGCTCAATGTGACAGGTCAGACTACGACTTTACTAAAACTCacttaacatcattatatttaagattttaaagtttatttcctCAGTTTGAtttttaggtttcaaattttacttcctgattggaaatgatgacatcacactcgggaatcccataactgttacctagcaaccacgaAGTACACTGGATCAAAACTCCAACGTCACagacatcattattattattattattattattattattattattagacaaataaaatgaaaagaaaa contains:
- the rfx3 gene encoding transcription factor RFX3 isoform X1, with amino-acid sequence MSFVGLALAQWSTAFKWATGESLNGAMQTPEAGADSTSTVPLQTTVPVQPAGSSQQQAQTVPQVQHVYPAQVQYVEENSGVYTNGNIRSYTYSETQLYSQNSGGSYFDTQGSSPQVSTVVTSHGLTNNGGGGSGGMSIGLTGAQVISSTSGGYLMDNAGPHTATQAARASPATIEMAIETLQKSEGLSSQRSSLLNSHLQWLLDNYETAEGVSLPRSTLYNHYLRHCQEQKLDPVNAASFGKLIRSIFMGLRTRRLGTRGNSKYHYYGIRVKPDSPLNRLQEDMQYMALRQQPVQQKQRFKPVQKFDTSSGDSYSGGGQHQPGVAEQTVIAQSQHHQQFLDASRALPDFIELNLGQSLTPENISQEDVKALQSLYREHCEAILDVVVNLQFSLIEKLWQTFWRYTPPDSAEGATVTENSSISEIEGRLPRSQLIVLCRHDSVLKWMSTCDHLMYQALVEILIPDVLRPIPSALTQAIRNFAKSLEGWLTNAMNAIPQRMIQTKIAAVSAFAQTLRRYTSLNHLAQAARAVLQNTSQINQMLSDLNRVDFANVQEQASWVCQCEEGVVQHLEQDFKATLQQQSSLEQWAAWLDNVVTQVLKPFEHRPSFPRAARQFLLKWSFYSSMVIRDLTLRSAASFGSFHLIRLLYDEYMFYLVEHRVAQATGETPIGVMGEFDSLNSLTLTNIDKDETSGMDSDLEDDTDTCGEPLAKRERSEHEVIQVIQVGALEDGSHPVVGVVQPGVLHSLPQPPPDHSEHILTPSSATPTIRHCSATGNTYASV
- the rfx3 gene encoding transcription factor RFX3 isoform X2, with the protein product MQTPEAGADSTSTVPLQTTVPVQPAGSSQQQAQTVPQVQHVYPAQVQYVEENSGVYTNGNIRSYTYSETQLYSQNSGGSYFDTQGSSPQVSTVVTSHGLTNNGGGGSGGMSIGLTGAQVISSTSGGYLMDNAGPHTATQAARASPATIEMAIETLQKSEGLSSQRSSLLNSHLQWLLDNYETAEGVSLPRSTLYNHYLRHCQEQKLDPVNAASFGKLIRSIFMGLRTRRLGTRGNSKYHYYGIRVKPDSPLNRLQEDMQYMALRQQPVQQKQRFKPVQKFDTSSGDSYSGGGQHQPGVAEQTVIAQSQHHQQFLDASRALPDFIELNLGQSLTPENISQEDVKALQSLYREHCEAILDVVVNLQFSLIEKLWQTFWRYTPPDSAEGATVTENSSISEIEGRLPRSQLIVLCRHDSVLKWMSTCDHLMYQALVEILIPDVLRPIPSALTQAIRNFAKSLEGWLTNAMNAIPQRMIQTKIAAVSAFAQTLRRYTSLNHLAQAARAVLQNTSQINQMLSDLNRVDFANVQEQASWVCQCEEGVVQHLEQDFKATLQQQSSLEQWAAWLDNVVTQVLKPFEHRPSFPRAARQFLLKWSFYSSMVIRDLTLRSAASFGSFHLIRLLYDEYMFYLVEHRVAQATGETPIGVMGEFDSLNSLTLTNIDKDETSGMDSDLEDDTDTCGEPLAKRERSEHEVIQVIQVGALEDGSHPVVGVVQPGVLHSLPQPPPDHSEHILTPSSATPTIRHCSATGNTYASV